Proteins found in one Sporosarcina sp. FSL K6-3457 genomic segment:
- the mnhG gene encoding monovalent cation/H(+) antiporter subunit G: MTVIANILIVSTIVVGIIFTIVTVIGILRLPDVYTRAHAASKSATLGVLSILVGVFLHFWLIKGVFSIQLILAIVFLFITSPIGGHLMSRAAYISGVKPTELTVGDDLAKVVKEAKNKRKKA, from the coding sequence GTGACCGTAATCGCTAATATACTCATCGTTTCAACAATCGTTGTCGGGATCATTTTCACGATTGTGACAGTCATCGGCATCTTGCGCTTACCCGACGTCTATACACGGGCGCATGCTGCTTCTAAAAGTGCCACGTTGGGTGTACTCAGTATTTTGGTAGGGGTGTTTCTTCACTTTTGGTTAATTAAAGGAGTCTTTAGTATTCAACTCATTCTGGCGATTGTCTTCCTATTCATCACTTCTCCCATTGGGGGACATCTTATGAGCCGCGCTGCGTATATATCTGGTGTCAAACCGACTGAACTCACTGTCGGGGATGATTTAGCAAAAGTTGTGAAAGAAGCAAAGAACAAACGAAAAAAAGCTTGA
- a CDS encoding Na(+)/H(+) antiporter subunit F1, with protein MMTFILICLILVVLSIFGLLYRVYFGPSTPDRLIALDAIGVMLISSIALLSILFDTGFFIEVILLIAILSFIGTVSFSKFIEKGEIIERDRNR; from the coding sequence ATGATGACCTTCATTTTGATTTGCCTCATACTCGTCGTCTTATCTATTTTCGGCTTACTGTATCGTGTGTACTTCGGTCCCTCTACACCCGATCGGCTTATTGCACTGGATGCGATTGGGGTTATGTTAATTTCCTCCATCGCCTTGTTGTCGATTTTATTCGATACTGGATTTTTCATCGAAGTCATTTTACTGATTGCGATCCTGTCGTTCATCGGGACTGTGTCATTCTCCAAATTCATTGAGAAAGGAGAGATCATCGAACGTGACCGTAATCGCTAA
- a CDS encoding Na+/H+ antiporter subunit E, translated as MAFQLLLNVFIAFVWMFMSTSLTASTFIIGYLIGLILIIMMRRFFKDRLYIWRLWAAVKLTLLFCKELLLSNISVLRIVLRPKLGIQPMIFALPTDLEHDWEITLLSSLITLTPGTIVLNVSDDQRTLYIHAIDVDDVDEAIDSIKNSFEKAIKEVSRP; from the coding sequence ATGGCTTTCCAACTATTATTGAACGTTTTCATTGCCTTTGTGTGGATGTTTATGAGCACTTCGCTGACAGCCTCGACATTCATCATTGGCTACTTGATTGGTCTGATTTTAATCATTATGATGAGACGATTTTTCAAGGATAGACTTTATATTTGGAGACTGTGGGCAGCTGTTAAATTAACGCTGCTGTTCTGCAAAGAATTACTATTATCAAATATTTCGGTACTGCGTATAGTCTTGCGGCCAAAGCTGGGTATTCAGCCAATGATTTTCGCGTTACCAACAGACCTTGAGCACGATTGGGAAATTACGTTGTTATCCAGTTTGATTACATTAACACCTGGAACAATTGTCTTGAATGTTTCGGACGATCAACGCACGCTCTATATCCATGCGATTGACGTGGACGATGTCGATGAAGCCATTGATTCTATTAAAAATTCTTTTGAAAAAGCGATTAAGGAGGTGAGCCGACCATGA
- a CDS encoding Na+/H+ antiporter subunit D yields MINLPLFPILLPFLFAIILLFFKENIRVQRVLTAVGLVVSLIAALFLVAKVKADGIQALTLGSWPAPFGISMVSDMFSAVLVTTTIILTLCVVIYSFTAIGKERERYFYYPAILFMVTGVNGAFTTGDIFNMFVFFEVLLIASYVLIVLGGEKKQLRESIKYVLVNVISSALFVITVAFLYSVIGTLNMADISVKIAQIGQPGIITVIAILMLVVFGVKGSIFPLYFWLPGSYAAPPIPVLALFGALLTKVGVYAIMRTYTLFFIHDIGFTHEILYVLAILTIIAGCIGALAYFDLKQIIIYNIVIAVGVILFGAAQMNEAGLTGAVFYLIHDMLIKGALFLLIGIIIYVTGTSNLRKMGGLMKTHAPLGWFYIIAAFGLAGIPPLSGFIGKLLIVQGAFEAGHVWGAIILLLSSLVVLLSVIRIFVYAFWGEPVNLPKRKRRPYRNMMIPAVALVVLSVLYGVGTEWLMPYMTDASNVLLQPSIYIDAVLKE; encoded by the coding sequence ATGATTAACTTACCTTTATTTCCGATCCTCTTGCCATTCCTGTTCGCGATTATCCTCCTGTTCTTTAAAGAGAATATTCGTGTGCAACGCGTATTGACAGCTGTCGGACTCGTTGTCAGCTTAATTGCCGCCCTATTCCTAGTGGCGAAGGTAAAAGCCGATGGTATTCAAGCCCTAACATTAGGCAGCTGGCCGGCACCTTTTGGTATTTCAATGGTGTCCGACATGTTTTCAGCAGTACTTGTGACAACAACGATTATCCTGACACTCTGCGTTGTCATTTACAGCTTCACGGCCATTGGAAAAGAACGCGAACGTTACTTCTACTATCCTGCCATTCTATTCATGGTAACGGGTGTCAATGGTGCCTTTACGACAGGCGATATTTTTAACATGTTCGTATTCTTCGAAGTGCTGCTCATCGCCTCCTATGTGTTAATTGTATTAGGCGGCGAGAAAAAACAGCTTCGCGAATCCATTAAATATGTGCTCGTCAACGTAATCTCATCTGCATTGTTTGTCATTACAGTTGCCTTTTTGTACTCGGTCATCGGGACATTAAATATGGCGGATATTTCCGTGAAGATTGCGCAAATTGGACAACCCGGTATTATTACGGTCATTGCGATTTTGATGCTGGTCGTCTTTGGTGTAAAAGGGTCCATTTTCCCACTGTATTTCTGGTTACCTGGCTCTTATGCAGCTCCACCAATTCCCGTGCTGGCACTCTTTGGGGCGCTACTCACGAAGGTTGGGGTCTATGCTATCATGAGGACCTACACGCTGTTTTTCATCCATGATATCGGCTTTACACATGAAATCTTGTATGTACTGGCGATTTTAACGATTATTGCAGGTTGTATTGGGGCTCTTGCTTACTTTGATTTGAAACAAATTATCATTTATAACATCGTAATCGCTGTTGGCGTTATTTTATTCGGCGCAGCGCAAATGAATGAAGCTGGCTTAACAGGTGCTGTTTTCTATCTCATTCACGACATGCTCATTAAAGGAGCCTTGTTCCTGCTTATCGGGATTATCATCTACGTCACAGGGACATCTAATTTGCGTAAAATGGGTGGGCTGATGAAAACACATGCCCCGCTTGGTTGGTTCTATATCATTGCCGCATTTGGACTAGCAGGTATTCCACCGCTTAGTGGTTTCATAGGCAAGCTGTTAATTGTCCAAGGGGCATTTGAGGCGGGTCATGTGTGGGGAGCTATTATCCTGCTGTTATCGAGCCTGGTTGTTCTGTTGTCCGTCATTCGCATTTTTGTCTATGCATTTTGGGGAGAGCCCGTTAACTTGCCTAAACGTAAGCGTCGTCCTTACCGCAACATGATGATTCCAGCTGTTGCATTGGTCGTCCTGTCAGTGTTATATGGTGTGGGTACGGAATGGCTGATGCCTTATATGACGGATGCCTCGAACGTATTACTACAACCGTCCATCTATATTGATGCGGTGTTAAAGGAGTAG
- a CDS encoding Na(+)/H(+) antiporter subunit C: protein MELIMILVIGILFMAATYLILSRSILKIILGTGLLSHGAHLLILTMGGLGGMSPPVIADGVTNYADPLPQALILTAIVISFGVTAFILVLAYRTYAEHQTDNMNLMRGNDEHD from the coding sequence ATGGAACTGATTATGATACTTGTCATCGGAATTTTGTTCATGGCGGCTACCTACTTAATCCTTTCTAGGAGTATCCTAAAGATTATTTTAGGGACTGGTTTACTTAGTCATGGTGCACATTTGCTCATTTTAACAATGGGTGGATTGGGTGGTATGTCTCCGCCGGTTATCGCTGATGGGGTTACCAATTATGCAGACCCTTTGCCACAAGCGCTTATTTTGACTGCGATTGTCATTAGTTTTGGTGTGACAGCTTTCATTTTGGTATTAGCTTACCGGACATATGCTGAACATCAAACAGATAATATGAATTTGATGAGAGGAAATGACGAACATGATTAA
- a CDS encoding Na(+)/H(+) antiporter subunit B, with protein MKTNDVILQTTTKLVFFIIFLFSIHIFFAGHYTPGGGFVGGLLTTGAIVLLLLAFDLKTVQKALPFNFTIVTGIGLLLALGTAAGSIFFNVPFFTHAFDDFTLPLFGTTSLHTAMIFDAGVYLVVVGAAITMIQSIGGDA; from the coding sequence ATGAAAACAAATGATGTTATTTTACAGACAACTACCAAGCTCGTATTTTTCATCATCTTCCTATTTTCCATCCATATTTTCTTTGCGGGTCACTATACACCCGGCGGGGGGTTCGTTGGAGGCTTGCTGACAACTGGCGCCATTGTTCTGCTGTTGTTAGCCTTTGATTTGAAAACAGTGCAAAAAGCTTTGCCTTTCAACTTCACCATTGTGACTGGCATTGGCTTACTGCTGGCACTTGGTACAGCTGCTGGCTCTATATTTTTCAACGTACCGTTCTTTACACATGCTTTTGATGATTTTACTTTGCCTTTATTCGGGACAACTTCCTTGCATACGGCAATGATTTTCGATGCTGGTGTCTATCTGGTCGTTGTGGGTGCGGCGATTACGATGATTCAATCGATTGGAGGAGATGCCTAA
- a CDS encoding Na+/H+ antiporter subunit A has translation MEFVLLIFLPILAALVVPLLFKHVKDIHTGWFVLLVPLSLFIFYIGFIATTMDGGHAISELQWIPSLGISFVSYIDGLSLLFTLLITGIGALVVLYSIFYLDKDKEKLGNFYVYLLLFMTAMLGVVQSDNVITLYLFWELTSISSFLLIGYWHTRDRSRFGALKSMMITVFGGLMMLGGFVLLGIMGETFSIRELIATASTFIGHEFFTLALVLVLLGAFTKSAQFPFYIWLPDAMEAPTPVSAYLHSATMVKAGLYLVARFTPIFAVSEVWVWLVTGIGLLTLFWGSFFAVKQTDLKAILAFSTVSQLGLIMSLLGASAVAYHTNDAIFKFAAFAAIFHLINHATFKGSLFMIAGIVDHETGTRDIRKLGGLMRIMPISFTVAFIGSMSMAGLPPFNGFLSKEMFLESMLALRHFELFNFGTWGIIFPVVAWIASVFTFVYSFYFVFKTFIGKRKIEPLPKMPHEAPIGMLLSPIILATLVVGIFFIPNLIGKWLVKPAVMAVQTGLYSHPSEVDVHVAAWHGFDSPALWMTIAIVGVGAILYATMKRWQKLYDIQPQYLSLNALYDSAMLFGESGMNRLSRFYMTGLIRTYLLYMFAFIITITTAALFIKEAFVVDTASFSAVSMYGVLTAIILVIAVAMILLAKTRLSAIIALGAVGYSVALFFVIFKAPDLALTQLVIETISVALFLLAFQRLPKLNNHGETKPNKLMNLIISAGVGITVMLVALSAHSQKLIPSISQYYKDTVATEAGGGNIVNVILVDYRGFDTLFEIAVLAIAGIGVLAMIKLKLAKKEDTDENK, from the coding sequence TTGGAATTCGTCTTATTAATTTTTCTGCCAATCTTAGCCGCCCTTGTTGTTCCCCTGCTGTTTAAGCATGTAAAGGACATACATACAGGCTGGTTCGTGTTACTTGTTCCACTATCTCTATTCATTTTCTACATCGGCTTCATCGCCACGACAATGGATGGCGGACATGCGATTTCCGAACTGCAGTGGATTCCATCGCTTGGTATTTCATTCGTTTCCTATATCGATGGCCTAAGCCTGCTGTTTACCTTACTCATCACAGGCATCGGTGCACTCGTCGTGCTGTACTCCATCTTTTATCTCGATAAAGACAAGGAGAAGCTCGGCAACTTTTACGTCTATCTACTGCTATTCATGACAGCTATGCTAGGCGTCGTGCAGTCGGATAATGTCATTACCCTTTATCTATTCTGGGAATTAACATCTATTTCGTCATTCCTACTCATCGGTTATTGGCATACGCGAGATCGCTCACGCTTTGGTGCTTTGAAATCAATGATGATTACCGTATTCGGTGGGCTAATGATGCTCGGTGGATTTGTACTGCTCGGCATTATGGGCGAGACGTTTTCTATACGTGAACTTATTGCCACTGCCTCTACTTTCATTGGACATGAATTCTTTACTTTGGCACTTGTTCTTGTGCTGCTCGGGGCATTTACAAAGTCCGCACAGTTTCCATTTTACATTTGGTTGCCAGATGCAATGGAAGCGCCTACACCTGTCAGTGCCTATTTGCACTCCGCCACGATGGTGAAAGCAGGACTGTATCTTGTTGCACGCTTTACGCCTATCTTCGCCGTTTCGGAAGTATGGGTTTGGCTCGTTACAGGTATCGGGCTACTGACGCTGTTCTGGGGCTCATTCTTTGCTGTAAAACAAACGGATTTGAAAGCGATTCTCGCCTTTTCAACTGTCAGTCAGCTAGGCCTTATTATGTCACTACTCGGTGCAAGTGCAGTCGCCTATCATACAAATGATGCTATTTTTAAATTTGCGGCATTTGCAGCGATTTTCCATTTGATTAACCATGCAACTTTTAAAGGAAGTTTGTTCATGATTGCAGGGATTGTCGATCATGAAACAGGGACGCGGGATATTCGCAAACTCGGCGGTCTGATGAGAATTATGCCGATTAGCTTTACTGTGGCGTTCATCGGCTCGATGTCGATGGCAGGTTTGCCACCATTCAATGGCTTCCTTAGTAAGGAAATGTTCCTGGAATCTATGCTAGCCTTGCGTCATTTTGAATTATTCAACTTTGGTACATGGGGTATTATTTTCCCTGTTGTTGCTTGGATTGCTAGTGTTTTCACATTCGTTTATAGCTTTTACTTTGTCTTCAAAACATTTATTGGAAAACGGAAAATTGAACCTCTTCCGAAAATGCCGCATGAAGCACCTATTGGGATGCTACTGTCCCCAATCATTTTAGCGACACTTGTTGTTGGGATTTTCTTCATCCCCAATCTGATTGGGAAATGGTTGGTCAAGCCAGCTGTGATGGCTGTTCAAACTGGATTGTACAGCCATCCGTCTGAAGTAGACGTCCATGTTGCGGCATGGCATGGCTTTGACTCTCCAGCACTATGGATGACGATTGCTATTGTTGGGGTTGGTGCCATTTTATACGCGACAATGAAGAGATGGCAGAAGCTATACGATATTCAGCCGCAATACCTGTCATTGAATGCCTTGTATGATTCAGCAATGCTGTTTGGTGAAAGCGGCATGAATCGTCTATCTCGTTTTTATATGACAGGGTTAATCCGAACGTATTTGCTGTATATGTTTGCTTTCATTATTACCATTACGACGGCAGCGCTGTTCATTAAAGAAGCCTTCGTTGTCGATACGGCTAGTTTTTCAGCGGTCAGTATGTATGGTGTATTGACGGCGATTATTCTCGTCATTGCTGTAGCGATGATTTTACTAGCGAAAACACGATTGTCGGCTATTATTGCGCTAGGCGCTGTTGGTTATTCAGTTGCTTTGTTCTTTGTCATTTTCAAAGCGCCAGACTTAGCGTTGACGCAACTAGTCATTGAAACGATCTCCGTTGCACTGTTCCTATTGGCATTTCAGCGTTTACCAAAGCTGAACAATCATGGAGAAACAAAGCCTAATAAACTGATGAATTTGATTATTTCAGCGGGTGTTGGTATCACTGTGATGCTTGTTGCCTTATCCGCGCACTCGCAAAAGCTGATTCCATCTATCTCACAATATTACAAAGATACAGTCGCGACAGAAGCTGGCGGTGGTAATATCGTCAACGTGATTCTAGTCGATTACCGTGGCTTTGATACACTATTTGAAATTGCTGTGTTGGCGATTGCAGGTATTGGTGTGCTTGCGATGATTAAACTAAAGCTTGCCAAAAAGGAGGATACGGATGAAAACAAATGA
- a CDS encoding YufK family protein — MKNPYIFGYLPFVTIVLFSLTFGVYTVGISVELFKEIGLYAGMREFLTDIQLRIFLLVIYALLFFMVFSALKLIAGTIHETAMLFFSKDVKGESYSEARGGNVIYFFGSLVSAGGISSIEVLSAIFLLTTFIYFVYVVYKLSKFMTVSRTVGLIAFEMIIWSVLITTIVYILLKLYNGVIASLPFLA; from the coding sequence ATGAAAAATCCATACATATTTGGCTATTTGCCATTCGTGACAATTGTGTTGTTTAGTTTGACGTTTGGTGTCTATACGGTCGGTATATCAGTAGAGTTGTTTAAAGAAATTGGTTTGTATGCAGGGATGCGCGAATTTTTAACGGATATACAGCTCCGTATTTTCCTGCTAGTTATCTATGCACTGCTATTTTTCATGGTCTTTTCAGCGTTGAAATTAATCGCAGGAACGATTCACGAAACGGCAATGTTATTCTTTTCAAAGGATGTAAAAGGAGAGTCATATAGCGAAGCGAGGGGCGGCAACGTCATTTACTTTTTTGGTTCGCTCGTATCAGCAGGGGGAATTAGTTCGATAGAGGTGCTGTCGGCTATATTTCTGCTAACGACATTCATTTACTTCGTCTATGTTGTTTATAAGTTGAGCAAGTTCATGACGGTTAGTAGAACTGTTGGGCTGATTGCTTTTGAAATGATTATTTGGAGCGTGCTCATTACTACAATTGTCTATATTTTACTCAAGCTTTATAACGGTGTAATTGCGAGTTTGCCGTTTTTAGCATGA
- a CDS encoding transglycosylase domain-containing protein produces the protein MKRFIGIVIILLCIPILVIVQEAIAVELTTANTFNEQMTRSIELSTPSVNVPVAMKDRNGVIFAEEYVEWRTPLALDSIPTFVRQLFLESEDKSFFDHRGYDVAAIVRAFAVNTATDDLQQGASTITQQVVRMRFLSTEKTYERKLTELFYATELEKQTTKEAILEMYLNEMYFGNQVYGIGAAATYYFSKPIYELNEAQQAFIAAIPNNPSLYDPLVHFDQTKKRQERLLNILAKNGVITIEEAETYTSMPITLQLKKKVNNFPAYSTYVLSELSDLIAQSEGLADQIAEATDESDKLALEAQVQQRTAEVLATGLVIETALDPRKQQQDEQAVTALLKPEGLQAGAAVIDNETREIISLFAGKNYKKADFHRAFQAVRQPGSAIKPILVYAPYFESGPYTANSRVNSGSVCIGSYCPTNVGGYVYGTTTVKEAFRHSHNTAAVRLLQTVGIDKAFSFIEPFHFKSIVQQDHSYAAALGGFSKGMTPLELVGAYTGFIDGMYTPVRAIRTVKDSEGKLLYEWADQKIEIWSPTTISIMRSLLSDVVTNGTGRGIPYTTSYTGAKTGTTDYYKDLWVGGLNEHYTTAVWVGYDKPQPMKSLSDQKIHLQLFSALLRD, from the coding sequence TTGAAACGGTTCATCGGCATAGTCATTATTCTTTTATGCATCCCCATTTTAGTCATCGTCCAAGAAGCAATTGCTGTTGAATTAACAACGGCTAACACGTTTAATGAGCAAATGACTCGTTCCATCGAGCTATCGACACCGTCCGTCAATGTACCTGTTGCAATGAAAGATCGCAATGGAGTTATTTTTGCAGAGGAGTACGTAGAATGGCGCACTCCCCTTGCACTTGACTCCATTCCTACTTTCGTACGTCAATTGTTCCTTGAAAGTGAGGATAAGAGTTTCTTCGATCACCGTGGCTATGATGTAGCGGCCATCGTACGAGCGTTTGCTGTCAACACGGCAACAGACGATTTGCAACAAGGAGCTTCGACGATCACGCAGCAGGTCGTGCGTATGCGTTTTTTATCGACAGAAAAAACGTATGAACGTAAGCTAACAGAGCTTTTTTATGCGACGGAGCTGGAGAAACAAACGACAAAAGAGGCTATTTTAGAAATGTATTTGAATGAAATGTACTTCGGCAATCAAGTTTATGGTATTGGTGCGGCTGCTACCTATTATTTTAGCAAGCCCATCTATGAGTTGAATGAAGCACAGCAAGCGTTCATCGCGGCGATTCCAAACAATCCTTCGTTGTATGATCCATTAGTCCATTTCGATCAAACGAAAAAAAGGCAGGAACGTTTGTTAAACATCCTCGCAAAAAACGGTGTTATCACTATTGAGGAAGCTGAAACATATACAAGTATGCCCATTACACTACAGCTAAAAAAGAAAGTAAATAATTTCCCAGCGTACAGCACATATGTCCTTTCAGAGCTGTCGGACCTCATTGCCCAGTCGGAAGGCTTGGCAGATCAAATTGCTGAAGCAACAGATGAATCCGATAAGCTAGCTCTTGAGGCACAAGTTCAGCAACGAACAGCGGAAGTACTCGCAACAGGTCTTGTCATTGAAACCGCACTCGATCCCCGTAAGCAACAACAAGACGAACAGGCAGTTACTGCCTTATTAAAACCTGAAGGATTGCAGGCTGGTGCCGCCGTTATTGATAATGAAACCCGGGAAATCATTAGTCTATTTGCTGGAAAAAACTATAAAAAAGCAGATTTCCACCGTGCCTTTCAAGCAGTTCGACAACCTGGCTCTGCCATCAAACCCATTTTGGTCTATGCCCCTTATTTTGAAAGCGGACCCTACACAGCGAATAGCCGAGTCAATAGTGGTAGCGTTTGTATCGGCTCCTACTGCCCGACCAATGTCGGTGGATATGTATATGGGACAACAACTGTGAAAGAAGCTTTTCGGCATAGCCATAATACGGCAGCTGTCCGATTATTGCAGACTGTTGGTATTGACAAGGCATTTTCCTTTATCGAACCTTTTCACTTTAAATCGATTGTACAACAGGATCATAGCTATGCAGCTGCACTTGGAGGCTTTTCTAAAGGGATGACACCACTTGAGCTTGTGGGGGCTTACACGGGATTCATCGACGGGATGTATACTCCTGTCCGTGCGATTCGTACAGTGAAGGATAGTGAGGGGAAGCTTTTATATGAATGGGCAGATCAGAAAATAGAGATATGGTCGCCGACTACAATTTCAATAATGCGGAGCCTACTATCGGATGTTGTGACTAATGGAACCGGACGCGGAATTCCGTATACAACTTCGTATACAGGAGCAAAAACAGGTACCACAGACTATTATAAAGATTTATGGGTAGGTGGCCTAAACGAACACTACACAACAGCTGTCTGGGTAGGCTATGACAAGCCACAGCCAATGAAGTCTTTGAGTGACCAGAAAATCCATTTACAGCTTTTTTCAGCACTACTTCGAGACTAG
- a CDS encoding MFS transporter yields MNVQKRNFIIILISNFLVAGTMTMIMPFLSLYIETFGDHSDAYVQKWSGLIFGASFVTAFIMSPIWGRVADKYGFKPILLINGFGIATSVFLMGFVDSVEMFFLLRLLNGVVTGFIPTSLAFVSSQTAKEEAGKMLGTLQMGSVTGTLFGPALGGLLADTFGFQYTFIITSVSVVVAAIIVLFGIQEQRRAKSDRTNRYSRKAILSGLLHHRLMLNVMVVTALIQIGNFSIQPLLSLYVAQLSDAKDVAFLAGITFSAAGLGNLLFARHWGKLGDDIGYEKVLSLLLLLSFLFIIPQAFVTELWQLIICRLLFGIAIGGMIPITTALVRREAPVDIQGEVMGYNTSFRFLGNIIGPMFGGIVSGFIGISSVFLVTGVLFLVGFAFLYVAKRKPVQDFEDFLALKEQQT; encoded by the coding sequence ATGAACGTGCAAAAACGAAACTTTATTATTATTTTAATTTCCAACTTCCTCGTTGCAGGCACGATGACGATGATTATGCCTTTCCTTTCTCTCTATATCGAAACGTTTGGCGATCATTCTGATGCTTACGTCCAAAAATGGTCGGGTCTGATTTTTGGTGCCTCCTTTGTGACGGCTTTTATCATGTCACCGATTTGGGGACGCGTCGCTGACAAATATGGCTTCAAACCGATTTTACTCATTAACGGCTTTGGGATTGCAACTTCCGTCTTTTTAATGGGCTTTGTCGATTCAGTAGAAATGTTTTTCCTTTTACGCTTACTCAATGGCGTCGTCACAGGATTCATCCCCACTTCCTTGGCCTTCGTGTCCTCACAAACGGCTAAAGAAGAAGCAGGTAAAATGCTCGGTACTTTACAAATGGGCAGTGTGACAGGAACTTTGTTTGGTCCCGCTTTAGGCGGATTACTCGCAGATACGTTTGGATTTCAATACACCTTTATCATCACTTCGGTTTCTGTCGTAGTAGCAGCGATCATCGTACTTTTCGGCATTCAGGAGCAACGGCGTGCGAAAAGTGACCGGACGAATCGCTATTCTCGCAAAGCCATTTTAAGTGGACTGCTGCACCATCGACTCATGCTAAATGTGATGGTTGTAACTGCCCTCATTCAAATTGGTAACTTCAGCATCCAACCGCTATTGTCACTTTATGTTGCACAATTATCAGATGCCAAGGATGTCGCCTTCCTCGCGGGTATTACCTTTAGTGCAGCTGGCTTAGGCAATCTATTATTCGCCCGCCATTGGGGTAAACTTGGAGATGATATCGGTTACGAAAAGGTCTTATCTCTATTACTATTGTTATCCTTTCTCTTCATTATCCCACAAGCATTTGTTACGGAGTTATGGCAACTCATCATTTGCCGACTACTCTTCGGAATTGCAATTGGGGGAATGATTCCGATTACAACTGCACTTGTTAGGCGAGAAGCGCCTGTGGATATCCAAGGCGAGGTTATGGGGTATAACACGAGCTTCCGCTTTCTAGGCAATATTATCGGTCCCATGTTCGGTGGGATTGTTAGTGGTTTTATCGGCATCTCGTCTGTTTTTCTTGTAACAGGTGTATTATTCCTTGTCGGCTTTGCCTTTCTTTATGTTGCGAAAAGAAAACCGGTTCAAGATTTTGAGGATTTTCTTGCGCTAAAAGAACAACAAACTTAA
- a CDS encoding peptidylprolyl isomerase, with product MYPQLSKEVAANEALVVMNTTLGPIKIKLFPEQAPKTVENFLTHAENGYYDGIIFHRVIKDFMIQGGDPTGTGMGGASIYGDTFEDEFTMDLFNLNGALSMANAGPGTNGSQFFIVQASQAPGTAKQMEEGGWPAEIAKAYEETGGTPHLDQKHTVFGQVIEGMDVVNKIADVKKGAQDKPVEDVVIESIEILQK from the coding sequence ATGTACCCACAATTATCAAAAGAAGTAGCAGCAAACGAGGCGCTTGTCGTCATGAACACGACACTCGGTCCGATTAAAATCAAGCTTTTCCCAGAACAAGCTCCAAAAACAGTCGAAAACTTTTTAACACACGCTGAAAATGGCTATTACGATGGCATCATTTTCCACCGCGTTATTAAAGATTTCATGATTCAAGGTGGAGACCCAACCGGTACTGGAATGGGCGGAGCAAGCATCTATGGCGATACGTTTGAAGATGAGTTCACAATGGATCTATTCAACCTAAACGGCGCATTGTCAATGGCGAACGCGGGTCCTGGAACAAACGGAAGCCAGTTTTTCATCGTTCAAGCATCACAAGCACCTGGAACAGCTAAGCAAATGGAAGAAGGCGGCTGGCCAGCAGAAATTGCGAAAGCATACGAAGAAACAGGCGGCACGCCACATCTTGACCAAAAGCATACGGTATTTGGACAAGTCATCGAAGGCATGGACGTTGTCAACAAAATTGCTGACGTGAAAAAAGGCGCTCAAGATAAGCCTGTTGAAGACGTTGTTATCGAGTCAATCGAAATCCTTCAAAAATAA